One genomic region from Candidatus Woesearchaeota archaeon encodes:
- a CDS encoding 50S ribosomal protein L35ae has product MEGIIVNYRRGRKTQTTNQMIVLVPGTDSKETAEKLVGKTVTYVCEGKAKKEITGTISAIHGGKGAVRVHFITGMPGQAIGGSVKIN; this is encoded by the coding sequence ATGGAAGGAATTATTGTGAATTATAGAAGAGGAAGAAAAACACAAACAACTAACCAAATGATAGTTTTAGTTCCAGGTACTGATAGTAAAGAAACAGCTGAGAAATTAGTTGGTAAAACTGTAACTTATGTTTGTGAAGGAAAAGCAAAAAAAGAAATTACTGGTACAATTAGCGCAATTCATGGTGGTAAAGGTGCAGTTAGAGTTCATTTTATTACTGGTATGCCTGGTCAAGCAATTGGGGGATCTGTAAAGATTAATTAA
- a CDS encoding 40S ribosomal protein S19 — MDKLIDEMRNVKEVVAPEWAAFVKTGVSKERPPVNPEWWQVRAASVLSKVNKYGPIGTNTLAKAYGGKKNRGHRPEKKFDGSRNIVRKVLQQLESAGLIKQVALPKAGKVLTKKGNDLIIKTRD; from the coding sequence ATGGATAAACTTATTGATGAAATGAGAAATGTGAAAGAAGTTGTAGCTCCTGAATGGGCCGCTTTTGTTAAAACAGGTGTTAGTAAAGAAAGACCTCCTGTAAATCCTGAATGGTGGCAAGTAAGAGCTGCTTCAGTATTAAGTAAAGTTAATAAATATGGTCCAATTGGAACAAACACATTAGCTAAAGCTTACGGTGGTAAAAAAAATAGAGGTCACAGACCTGAGAAAAAATTTGATGGTTCAAGAAACATTGTAAGAAAAGTTTTACAACAACTTGAAAGTGCTGGTTTAATCAAACAAGTAGCTTTACCTAAAGCTGGAAAAGTTTTAACTAAAAAAGGTAATGATTTAATTATTAAAACGAGGGACTAA
- a CDS encoding 50S ribosomal protein L31e produces the protein MTELKREYVVPLRRKTKFAPKWRRSKKAICVLQEFIQKHMKTDSVIICPELNEKVWENGIKNPPGKVSVIALKTQIGGVEKTLVNLIEIGVDKHLDKYRSQEVQAVKEQKAEKPAKAAKTEETKTEVKNAEVKEVETKEEETEEVKKNG, from the coding sequence ATGACAGAGCTTAAACGGGAATATGTAGTCCCACTGAGGAGAAAAACTAAGTTTGCTCCAAAGTGGAGAAGGAGTAAAAAAGCTATCTGTGTTTTACAAGAATTTATTCAAAAACATATGAAAACTGATTCAGTTATCATTTGTCCAGAACTTAACGAAAAAGTATGGGAGAATGGTATTAAGAATCCTCCAGGGAAAGTGAGTGTAATTGCTCTTAAGACACAAATTGGTGGAGTTGAGAAAACATTAGTTAACTTAATTGAAATCGGTGTGGATAAACATCTTGACAAATATAGATCTCAAGAAGTTCAAGCAGTAAAAGAACAAAAAGCAGAGAAACCTGCTAAAGCTGCAAAGACTGAAGAGACTAAGACTGAAGTAAAAAACGCTGAAGTTAAAGAAGTTGAGACTAAGGAAGAGGAAACTGAGGAGGTAAAAAAGAATGGATAA
- a CDS encoding rubredoxin — translation MVKWLCIPCGYVYDENIGDIDSGIEAGTKWSDIPDSWVCPICGVSKSDKDLWKQV, via the coding sequence ATGGTAAAATGGTTGTGTATTCCTTGTGGATATGTATATGATGAGAATATAGGAGATATTGACAGCGGTATTGAAGCTGGAACTAAATGGAGTGATATTCCTGATAGTTGGGTCTGCCCTATCTGTGGAGTTTCCAAATCAGATAAAGATCTTTGGAAACAAGTATAA
- the hxsD gene encoding His-Xaa-Ser system protein HxsD, translating to MKTHFEINVWAAIIRINKEIYPKEVLIQASYVKLSDFFFFLDQEEDYFIVNMKFKEKEGTKAELETAVYEFFDELIESQSYLDQLKRTSKIREIILEKALLGQTLDDETIEDLTKELEKK from the coding sequence ATGAAGACACATTTCGAAATAAATGTTTGGGCTGCAATTATTAGGATAAATAAAGAAATATATCCAAAAGAAGTTCTAATACAAGCATCTTATGTAAAATTAAGTGATTTTTTTTTCTTTTTAGATCAAGAAGAAGATTATTTCATTGTTAATATGAAATTTAAAGAAAAAGAAGGAACTAAAGCAGAACTAGAAACTGCAGTTTATGAATTTTTTGATGAGTTAATTGAATCTCAAAGTTATTTAGATCAATTAAAAAGGACTTCAAAGATTAGGGAGATAATTCTTGAAAAAGCTTTATTAGGGCAAACTCTTGATGATGAGACTATTGAAGATTTAACTAAAGAACTAGAAAAAAAATAA
- a CDS encoding SPASM domain-containing protein — protein sequence MAINFLKQDGLDYISNFYRYKLYDTMSGLYLVTLDDGNFLFINKSTLQQLKKGKIVDPKIFEILLQKGVIITEKNFNQIVEKTKKRYEFLNSGTSLHIVIPTHRCNLACVYCFASSCSMTEKIQETDMSDDTALKIVEFIMKSPSNSITIEFQGGEPLVRFDIIKIMVKHANELNKTYKKDLHFALVSNLTLMSDDIADWLIENDVTICTSFDGPKEVHDKNRFFLSKSGSEIGTYEKVVYWVKRINEKYKTLNSKLQVNALMTITKNSLPFYKEIIDEYVKLGLYSVDIRGLTHVGRVEENEDSITYSQENFIEFYEKSLKHLESLREKGTFVFERMQELYAKKVLLNVPGYHTDYESPCGAATGQMTYFNNGEIYTCNEALGRDEFNLGNVYDDNWQKIFKKKETSKAILNSMIEQNVICDRCVYKPYCSTCMVENFYKDKKFNFYPTKTANHHTTIYQSKQIFDKILEELKKQF from the coding sequence ATGGCTATAAATTTCCTAAAACAAGATGGTTTAGATTATATTAGTAATTTTTATAGATATAAATTATATGATACTATGTCAGGACTTTATTTGGTAACTCTTGATGATGGAAATTTTTTATTTATTAATAAAAGTACACTACAACAATTAAAAAAAGGTAAAATTGTAGACCCTAAAATCTTTGAAATTTTACTTCAAAAAGGTGTAATTATTACTGAGAAAAATTTTAATCAGATTGTTGAAAAAACTAAAAAAAGATATGAATTCCTTAATTCAGGAACTTCACTTCATATTGTTATTCCCACACATAGATGTAATCTTGCTTGCGTATATTGTTTTGCATCTTCTTGTTCTATGACTGAGAAAATACAAGAAACAGATATGAGTGATGATACTGCATTAAAAATTGTTGAATTTATTATGAAATCACCATCAAACTCAATAACTATCGAATTTCAAGGAGGAGAACCTTTAGTTAGATTTGATATAATCAAAATTATGGTAAAACATGCCAATGAGTTAAATAAAACTTATAAAAAAGATTTACATTTTGCACTTGTCTCAAATCTAACTTTAATGAGTGATGATATTGCTGATTGGTTAATTGAAAATGATGTTACAATTTGTACTTCATTTGATGGGCCTAAAGAAGTTCATGATAAAAATAGATTTTTTTTATCAAAAAGTGGATCGGAAATTGGAACATATGAAAAAGTTGTTTACTGGGTAAAACGAATTAATGAGAAATATAAAACTCTGAATAGTAAATTACAAGTAAATGCTCTTATGACTATAACTAAAAATTCCTTACCATTTTACAAAGAAATTATTGATGAATATGTAAAATTAGGACTTTATTCTGTAGACATTAGAGGACTTACACATGTTGGAAGAGTTGAAGAAAATGAAGATTCAATTACATATTCTCAAGAAAATTTCATTGAGTTTTATGAAAAATCCTTAAAGCATTTAGAATCTTTAAGAGAAAAAGGTACTTTTGTTTTTGAGAGAATGCAAGAACTTTACGCAAAGAAAGTGCTTTTAAATGTCCCTGGATATCATACTGATTACGAATCTCCTTGTGGAGCTGCAACAGGCCAAATGACATATTTTAATAATGGTGAAATTTATACATGTAATGAAGCTTTAGGTAGAGATGAATTTAACTTAGGGAATGTTTATGATGATAATTGGCAAAAAATTTTTAAAAAAAAAGAGACTTCAAAAGCAATACTTAATTCTATGATTGAGCAAAATGTTATTTGTGATAGATGTGTGTATAAACCATACTGCTCAACTTGTATGGTCGAAAATTTTTATAAAGATAAAAAATTTAACTTTTATCCAACAAAAACTGCAAATCATCATACTACAATTTATCAGTCTAAACAAATATTCGATAAAATTCTTGAAGAATTAAAAAAACAATTCTAA
- a CDS encoding glutamate--tRNA ligase encodes MNEKEFEDFVFLQALENAVNFGGKANPKAMLGKVIPKFPEIKEDMQHYTSEIENIVKQVNEMDDKDQKRKLLSLNPKALEKKEKVEKKEGLPDLPDHKGLFIGRFAPAPSGYLHIGHLYNLVFNYEYKKKYGGKFILRFEDTNPEKIDINNYEKIIEDSKWITDDSIDEIYYQSDRLETYYKFLRQLIETKNAYVCECEADVFKAYNDSAEPCPHRDKPLEVQQKKYEKFFNGKYKDGDAVIRFKADLKNKNPALRDFPIARLNSNSHARVGTKYKLWPMYNLCVSIDDSLMNINYVIRGKDAEIGGVRQDMVKDALGLKKSNYFHFGRIKFEDLELGKTPIKEKIDTGIYSGWDDPRVPTLVSFRKRGFRAKAFRDMIIAGGITKRDLKMSEKDYFKQINFFNKQILEKEADRYSFVLNPKEVHIKNINEFPDKEIVLPKHQEFKERGYRKITVKNDYFIDGIDFNNLEEGDIIRLMHFANFKIIEKTKDKLVVEYLSKDYDKNLNAKRNIQFVPRNHNEHQHIELVMQDNQLIKGVTENLDNLKPNENIQFERFGFVKFDHKNKQGKNIFYFTHR; translated from the coding sequence ATGAATGAAAAAGAATTTGAAGATTTCGTATTTCTACAAGCATTAGAAAATGCAGTTAATTTTGGCGGAAAAGCAAATCCTAAAGCAATGCTTGGGAAAGTTATTCCTAAATTTCCAGAAATTAAAGAAGATATGCAACACTATACTTCTGAAATTGAAAATATTGTTAAACAAGTAAATGAAATGGATGATAAAGACCAAAAAAGAAAACTATTAAGTTTAAATCCTAAAGCACTTGAAAAAAAAGAAAAAGTAGAAAAGAAAGAAGGTTTACCTGATTTGCCAGACCATAAAGGTTTATTTATTGGAAGATTTGCTCCGGCTCCTTCAGGGTATTTACATATAGGTCATTTGTATAATTTAGTTTTTAATTACGAATACAAGAAAAAATATGGTGGAAAATTTATTTTAAGATTTGAAGATACTAATCCTGAAAAAATTGACATAAATAATTATGAGAAAATTATTGAAGACTCAAAATGGATAACTGATGACAGTATTGATGAAATTTACTATCAATCCGATAGACTAGAAACATACTATAAATTTTTAAGACAATTAATTGAAACTAAAAATGCCTATGTTTGTGAATGTGAAGCAGATGTATTCAAAGCATATAATGATTCTGCAGAACCATGTCCACACAGAGATAAACCTCTTGAAGTTCAACAAAAAAAATATGAGAAATTTTTCAATGGAAAATATAAAGATGGTGATGCAGTAATTAGATTTAAAGCAGACTTAAAAAATAAAAATCCTGCACTTAGAGATTTTCCAATTGCAAGATTAAATTCGAATTCTCATGCAAGAGTTGGAACAAAATACAAACTATGGCCAATGTATAATTTATGCGTCTCAATTGACGATTCTCTTATGAATATTAACTATGTAATTAGAGGAAAAGATGCTGAAATTGGAGGAGTAAGACAAGACATGGTAAAAGATGCACTAGGTCTTAAAAAATCAAACTATTTTCATTTTGGAAGAATTAAATTTGAAGATTTAGAACTGGGGAAAACTCCAATTAAAGAAAAAATTGATACAGGTATATACTCTGGTTGGGATGACCCTAGAGTTCCAACATTAGTATCTTTTAGAAAAAGAGGATTTAGAGCAAAAGCATTTAGAGATATGATTATTGCAGGAGGGATAACTAAAAGAGATTTGAAAATGTCTGAGAAAGATTATTTTAAACAAATTAACTTTTTTAATAAACAAATTTTAGAAAAAGAAGCGGACAGGTACTCATTTGTTTTAAATCCTAAAGAAGTTCATATTAAAAACATTAATGAATTTCCTGATAAAGAAATTGTACTTCCAAAACATCAAGAATTCAAAGAAAGAGGATATCGAAAAATAACTGTAAAAAATGATTATTTTATTGATGGAATAGATTTTAATAATTTAGAAGAAGGTGATATAATTAGACTTATGCATTTTGCAAATTTTAAAATTATCGAAAAAACTAAAGATAAATTAGTTGTAGAATATTTAAGTAAAGATTATGATAAAAATCTAAATGCAAAAAGAAATATTCAATTTGTTCCAAGAAATCATAATGAACATCAACATATTGAACTTGTAATGCAAGACAATCAATTAATTAAAGGAGTTACTGAGAATTTAGATAATTTAAAACCTAATGAAAATATTCAATTTGAAAGATTTGGTTTTGTTAAATTTGATCATAAAAATAAACAAGGAAAAAATATTTTTTATTTTACACACAGATAG
- a CDS encoding translation initiation factor IF-2 subunit beta produces MDDKKYEELLDKAYSELPEVLYKKGRFELPTVKGKLIRSRTVITNFKDIAQKFSREDDHLTKYFLREAGVRGELDARGNLTLHSRFQPAGLNNIVSRYFDNFVECPHCRSPDTALEKEGSMLVCKACGHQEKKSKL; encoded by the coding sequence ATGGATGATAAAAAATACGAAGAACTTTTAGATAAAGCCTATTCTGAATTACCTGAAGTTCTATATAAAAAAGGAAGATTTGAATTGCCAACAGTTAAAGGTAAATTAATCAGATCAAGAACTGTGATTACTAATTTTAAAGATATTGCTCAAAAATTCTCAAGAGAAGATGACCATTTGACCAAATATTTCTTAAGAGAAGCTGGAGTTAGAGGAGAATTAGATGCTAGAGGAAATTTGACACTACATTCAAGATTTCAACCTGCAGGATTAAATAATATTGTTTCAAGATATTTTGATAATTTTGTAGAATGCCCACATTGTAGAAGCCCAGATACAGCTCTTGAGAAAGAAGGTTCAATGCTTGTATGTAAAGCTTGTGGACATCAAGAGAAAAAATCTAAATTATAA
- a CDS encoding DUF357 domain-containing protein has translation MSEVQNLITKEKLEKYFDITGRALKKLKLACPDKTHLDKIAKDYLNMAQTYFNDAKHFEEQSDWINAFAALNYAHGWLDAGARLGVFDVEHDSVLFTVD, from the coding sequence ATGAGCGAAGTACAAAATCTAATTACGAAGGAAAAACTTGAGAAGTATTTTGATATTACAGGTAGAGCTCTTAAAAAATTAAAACTAGCCTGCCCTGATAAGACTCATTTAGATAAAATTGCTAAAGATTATCTTAATATGGCTCAAACCTATTTTAACGATGCAAAACACTTTGAAGAACAAAGTGATTGGATTAATGCATTTGCTGCTCTGAATTATGCTCACGGATGGTTAGATGCAGGTGCTAGACTTGGAGTATTTGATGTCGAACACGATTCAGTTCTTTTTACTGTTGATTGA